One Xylanivirga thermophila DNA window includes the following coding sequences:
- a CDS encoding glycosyl hydrolase family 8: MRTYPNLFLELGISQEEIDKKINDTFKTIFFDPEERIYFEMGDDMGYMLDTGNDDARTEGMSYGMMMAVQMDRKDIFDRLWLFSKTYMYQNSGKYKGYFAWSVTPDGSKNAEGPAPDGEEYFAMALFFASERWGDGEQPFNYSVQAREILRHCIHQNELVEGGEPMWDNTNYYIKFVPEADFTDPSYHLPHFYEIFAQRADPQDREFWKKAAEESRKYLHLACHPITGMASEYAEYDGTPKRLFREVQFYSDSYRVAMNIGLDAAWFNKDESLGEIVDKLQAFFSENTTLGNYSSYMIDGTALDEPALHSFAIIATNAAGSLAAKGKYRMGWVKDFWELPLRKGKRRYYDNCLYFFSLLMLSGRYIIY; encoded by the coding sequence ATGCGTACTTATCCAAATTTATTTCTTGAGTTAGGAATATCACAGGAAGAAATAGATAAAAAAATAAATGATACTTTTAAAACAATATTCTTTGATCCAGAAGAGCGAATATATTTTGAGATGGGCGATGATATGGGCTATATGTTGGATACAGGAAACGATGATGCCAGAACTGAGGGAATGAGCTATGGCATGATGATGGCAGTACAAATGGATAGAAAGGATATTTTTGATCGGTTGTGGCTTTTTTCTAAGACCTATATGTATCAAAATAGTGGAAAATATAAGGGATATTTTGCTTGGTCTGTGACACCAGATGGTTCCAAAAATGCAGAAGGTCCTGCACCAGATGGGGAAGAATACTTTGCAATGGCACTATTTTTTGCTAGTGAACGCTGGGGAGACGGGGAACAACCCTTTAATTATAGTGTACAAGCTAGAGAGATCTTACGCCATTGTATTCATCAAAATGAATTGGTTGAGGGAGGGGAGCCGATGTGGGATAACACAAACTATTATATAAAATTTGTACCCGAGGCAGATTTTACAGATCCTTCCTACCATTTACCGCATTTTTATGAGATTTTCGCCCAAAGGGCTGATCCACAGGATAGGGAGTTTTGGAAAAAAGCAGCTGAGGAAAGTCGGAAATACTTACACCTTGCATGCCATCCTATAACTGGTATGGCATCAGAGTATGCAGAATATGACGGTACTCCAAAACGGCTATTTAGAGAAGTACAATTTTATTCTGATTCTTATCGTGTAGCCATGAATATTGGGTTAGATGCAGCATGGTTCAATAAGGATGAAAGTTTGGGAGAAATTGTTGATAAATTGCAGGCGTTTTTCAGTGAGAATACTACTTTGGGAAATTACTCTTCTTATATGATAGATGGAACAGCTTTGGATGAGCCTGCATTGCATTCATTTGCTATTATTGCAACAAATGCAGCAGGATCCCTTGCTGCAAAAGGAAAATATCGAATGGGGTGGGTTAAGGATTTTTGGGAGTTGCCACTTCGTAAGGGGAAACGAAGATACTATGATAATTGTCTTTACTTTTTTAGCCTACTCATGCTTTCAGGAAGATATATCATTTATTAA